Proteins encoded by one window of Paenibacillus urinalis:
- a CDS encoding pyridoxamine 5'-phosphate oxidase family protein encodes MNKTDLEQHIIQAIEDNPYCSLATVEGGKPKARYMAVYNDGLSIYMATNRCTHKVEELEDNPNVSLLLGYESGGTKDLLEIEGTAEVSRNGELRKQLWNNNMEKWFTGPDDPNYVILDITPKRIEYTGKGQDMQVWEA; translated from the coding sequence ATGAATAAAACAGATCTGGAACAACATATTATACAAGCTATTGAGGACAATCCGTATTGCTCGCTTGCAACAGTGGAAGGCGGTAAGCCGAAGGCAAGATATATGGCTGTCTATAATGACGGTCTGAGCATTTATATGGCGACCAACCGTTGTACCCACAAAGTAGAGGAGCTGGAGGATAATCCGAATGTCAGCCTGCTGCTCGGCTACGAATCAGGCGGAACGAAGGACCTGCTCGAGATCGAAGGTACTGCAGAAGTGAGCCGTAATGGTGAACTCCGTAAGCAGCTGTGGAATAACAATATGGAAAAATGGTTTACAGGACCTGATGATCCCAATTACGTTATCTTGGACATTACGCCTAAACGGATTGAGTATACAGGCAAGGGTCAGGATATGCAGGTATGGGAAGCGTAA
- a CDS encoding bifunctional 2',3'-cyclic-nucleotide 2'-phosphodiesterase/3'-nucleotidase, protein MKKRNTLLAGMATAALLFQLFAIPGQPVSAEEAAKVKLRILETTDIHANLVDYDYYTDKAIETYGLARTATLIKQARSEAKNSMLFDNGDLIQGTPLGDYVAKVKPLKGDEVHPVYKAMNLLDYDAATPGNHEFNYGLEFFDQVMKGAEFPYVNANIYKDDGDKDESNDVNHYKPYEIIEKKVTDESGKEHTLKVGVIGLVTPQIMQWDSAYLTGKVITKDIVKTAEKFVPEIEAAGADLIVALAHSGYDENPPAEMAENAVLPLSEVEGIDAILFGHAHKIFPSAAFEGMKGIDLEKGTINGVAAVEPGAWGDNLGVIDLELAQVDGEWEVVNSAAVSRPIYDSANAKSLAALDKEIAAAVQAEHEATVEYVRGPVGETTAPITSYFALVQDDPSIQIVTNAQKWYVENKLKGTEYEGIPVLSAGAPFKAGGRMGPDYYTDIPSGTIAIKNVADLYVYPNTVHAVELTGAEVKEWLEWSAGQFNTIDPSKSGEQELVNVDFPTYNYDVIDGVTYEIDVTEPAKYDSKGNIVSASSNRIKNLKYEGKAIDPEQKFIVATNNYRAGSSKLANPDGKRIIMAAPDESRQVIIDYIAQNKTINPSADGNWSFTKVSGSPEIIFNTSPAASSIVTADAELNGAMTYLGENKDGFGKYSLDLSSGTDTTAPEAEEPEAEETTPAEPKPTTPTPKPEPEPVKPEAGKEQVYVIKKGDNLYRIGLKYGVDWNAIAKANKINNVHQLQIGQKIIIPAS, encoded by the coding sequence TTGAAGAAGAGGAATACATTATTGGCAGGGATGGCCACGGCAGCCCTGTTGTTTCAGCTCTTTGCCATTCCAGGACAACCGGTGTCCGCAGAGGAAGCAGCCAAGGTTAAGCTTCGTATTCTCGAAACGACAGATATTCATGCCAACCTGGTAGACTATGACTATTATACGGATAAAGCGATTGAGACCTATGGTCTGGCTAGAACAGCAACACTGATCAAGCAAGCACGCAGTGAAGCGAAGAACAGTATGCTATTTGACAACGGGGATCTTATTCAAGGCACGCCTCTGGGTGATTACGTAGCCAAGGTTAAGCCGCTGAAGGGGGATGAGGTCCATCCGGTATATAAAGCGATGAATCTGCTTGACTATGATGCGGCCACACCTGGGAATCATGAGTTCAATTATGGACTGGAATTTTTCGATCAGGTCATGAAAGGGGCAGAGTTCCCTTATGTGAATGCTAATATTTATAAGGACGACGGCGATAAGGATGAGAGCAATGATGTGAACCATTATAAGCCGTACGAAATTATCGAGAAGAAGGTAACGGATGAGTCCGGTAAGGAGCACACGCTCAAGGTTGGGGTCATCGGTCTCGTTACTCCTCAAATTATGCAATGGGACAGTGCATACCTTACAGGTAAAGTGATCACCAAGGACATTGTCAAAACGGCAGAGAAATTCGTACCTGAGATCGAAGCTGCAGGGGCAGATCTCATCGTCGCTCTGGCACACTCGGGTTATGACGAGAATCCACCTGCAGAGATGGCAGAGAACGCGGTACTTCCGCTTAGTGAAGTGGAAGGCATTGACGCAATTCTGTTCGGACATGCCCATAAGATTTTCCCAAGTGCTGCTTTTGAAGGAATGAAGGGCATTGATCTGGAGAAAGGAACCATCAACGGAGTTGCTGCTGTTGAGCCGGGGGCATGGGGAGATAATCTTGGTGTCATTGATCTGGAGCTTGCGCAGGTGGATGGAGAATGGGAGGTAGTCAATTCGGCAGCCGTATCCCGTCCAATCTACGATTCAGCCAATGCTAAATCGCTTGCGGCACTGGATAAAGAAATAGCGGCTGCGGTACAAGCGGAGCACGAAGCAACCGTGGAGTACGTGCGAGGTCCTGTAGGGGAAACCACCGCGCCGATCACGAGTTATTTTGCGCTGGTACAGGATGATCCATCCATTCAGATCGTAACGAATGCACAGAAATGGTATGTAGAGAACAAGCTGAAGGGCACAGAGTATGAAGGAATTCCGGTTCTGTCCGCGGGGGCTCCATTTAAGGCGGGCGGACGCATGGGTCCGGACTATTATACAGATATCCCGTCAGGTACAATTGCAATTAAGAACGTGGCGGATTTATATGTATACCCTAATACTGTGCATGCGGTTGAGCTGACAGGAGCAGAAGTGAAGGAATGGCTGGAATGGTCTGCAGGACAGTTCAATACCATTGATCCATCTAAGAGTGGAGAGCAGGAGCTCGTGAATGTCGACTTCCCGACATACAACTATGATGTCATTGATGGTGTAACCTACGAGATTGATGTGACAGAGCCAGCGAAATATGACAGCAAAGGCAACATCGTGAGTGCATCTTCCAACCGGATCAAGAACCTGAAATATGAAGGCAAAGCGATCGATCCGGAGCAAAAATTTATTGTAGCGACGAATAACTATCGTGCAGGCTCCAGCAAGCTAGCGAATCCGGACGGCAAGCGTATCATCATGGCTGCTCCAGACGAGAGCCGTCAAGTCATTATTGACTATATTGCACAGAACAAGACGATTAACCCGTCCGCTGATGGAAACTGGTCCTTTACCAAAGTATCCGGCTCTCCAGAGATTATCTTCAATACCTCTCCTGCAGCCAGCAGCATTGTTACTGCCGATGCAGAGCTTAACGGAGCGATGACTTATCTTGGTGAGAATAAGGATGGCTTCGGTAAATATTCCTTAGATTTATCCAGCGGCACAGACACGACTGCCCCAGAAGCTGAGGAACCGGAAGCAGAAGAGACGACGCCAGCGGAACCAAAACCGACAACTCCAACACCGAAGCCGGAGCCTGAGCCTGTGAAACCGGAAGCGGGCAAGGAACAGGTGTATGTCATCAAAAAAGGGGACAACCTGTACCGAATTGGTCTGAAATACGGGGTTGATTGGAATGCAATCGCCAAGGCAAATAAAATAAACAATGTACATCAGCTGCAAATAGGTCAAAAAATTATTATTCCTGCATCGTAA
- a CDS encoding thiamine-binding protein — protein sequence MAQTLLSIQVIPKTPNGEDSIPYVDRAIEVIQQSGVKYQVHPLETTLEGELPELLQIVQRVHEVLIEAGSPSIISQIKIAHYPSGISMEGLTEKYPS from the coding sequence ATGGCTCAAACATTGCTAAGTATTCAAGTCATTCCGAAGACACCTAATGGAGAAGATTCGATCCCTTATGTAGACCGTGCCATTGAAGTGATACAGCAATCCGGGGTGAAATATCAGGTCCATCCCCTTGAAACGACGCTGGAGGGCGAGCTTCCTGAGCTGCTCCAAATTGTGCAGAGAGTTCATGAGGTACTCATCGAGGCTGGCAGCCCGAGCATTATTTCACAAATCAAGATTGCCCATTACCCAAGCGGAATCAGCATGGAAGGACTAACGGAGAAGTATC
- a CDS encoding ABC transporter substrate-binding protein, with protein sequence MLFLAVLMMIMTACGNSGTSNEESGAGAEEPAASDSLRDIKVVLDWTPNTNHTGLYAAVSQGFYKEEGLNVEIIQPGQAGADTMVASGEVPFGVSYQEGVTQARTQGVPIVSIAAVIQHNTSGFAAPADRNIESPKDFEGKTYGGWGNPIDSAVLDTIMGLEGADVSKVHNVNMGDADFFTATKRDIDFAWIFYAWTGIEAELRGEPIDMFYVKDYSEKLDYYTPVLITNEATIDEDPELVKAFMRATTKGYEYTINHPEEAAAILSEAVPDLDKELVLESQKWLSPKYQDDAARWGEQKAEVWQNYSDWMAQHELLDQPLDVEKAFTNEFLPQQ encoded by the coding sequence ATGCTGTTTCTGGCGGTACTCATGATGATCATGACTGCCTGCGGCAATAGCGGCACATCGAATGAGGAATCTGGTGCAGGCGCGGAGGAGCCGGCAGCGAGCGATAGCCTCCGCGACATCAAGGTCGTCCTCGACTGGACGCCAAATACGAATCACACCGGCTTATATGCTGCAGTAAGTCAAGGCTTCTACAAGGAAGAAGGTCTGAATGTCGAGATTATTCAGCCCGGTCAAGCCGGTGCAGATACGATGGTCGCTTCTGGAGAGGTACCTTTTGGCGTAAGCTATCAGGAAGGGGTCACCCAAGCACGGACACAAGGCGTGCCGATCGTATCCATTGCTGCCGTCATTCAGCATAACACTTCCGGCTTTGCAGCTCCTGCGGACCGCAATATTGAATCTCCGAAGGACTTCGAGGGTAAAACCTATGGAGGATGGGGCAACCCGATTGACTCAGCGGTTCTGGATACAATTATGGGTCTTGAAGGTGCGGATGTAAGCAAAGTACACAATGTAAACATGGGGGATGCCGATTTCTTCACCGCAACGAAGCGAGACATCGATTTTGCCTGGATCTTCTACGCCTGGACGGGTATTGAAGCCGAGCTTCGCGGGGAACCGATCGATATGTTCTACGTTAAGGACTATTCCGAGAAGCTGGATTACTATACACCTGTACTTATTACGAATGAGGCGACCATTGACGAGGATCCGGAGCTGGTCAAAGCCTTCATGCGCGCAACGACCAAAGGCTATGAATATACAATTAATCATCCAGAGGAAGCCGCAGCGATACTCAGCGAGGCCGTGCCTGACCTCGACAAGGAGCTCGTGCTTGAGAGTCAGAAATGGCTCAGTCCGAAATATCAGGATGACGCCGCTCGCTGGGGCGAGCAAAAGGCAGAGGTATGGCAGAACTATTCCGACTGGATGGCTCAGCACGAGCTGCTGGACCAGCCGCTGGATGTCGAGAAAGCTTTTACGAATGAATTTCTGCCACAACAATAA
- a CDS encoding sugar ABC transporter substrate-binding protein encodes MKKGKKFSFMTLSLAMTVFLAACGTGNNAPAETEPAPGAETPPAELEELLPEEGAELTVWDGGDQKGFIEEVAKAFEEKHGVKVTFTELGADKAMSQMVTDGPAGVGADVFAGVHDQIGQGVTAGVIMPNDWFEEDTKARNSEVAVNALTYDGILYGYPKSVETTAVFYNKDLIDAVPADWDGVKEFASTFNDTKSNKFAIMWDVGNGYNAFPFFGGYGSYVFGSDGTDPTDIGLNNEQGIEAATFLQSLKEILPLNSSNINGDIRKSLFTEGKLAMNVSGPWDVGSLKEGVANLGVGVYPNLPNGEPMKPFSGVKSYFVNANTKYPNAAKLFADFITNAENQTKNFEMTGALPANTEAAASEAVKNDEIASAFLAQFENSIPMPSIPAMAQFWSPMEAALSELWNNNKDPKAAMDSMVEQMKSNIQTGS; translated from the coding sequence ATGAAAAAAGGTAAAAAATTTAGTTTTATGACACTCTCGCTTGCCATGACGGTCTTTTTGGCTGCATGCGGCACCGGTAACAATGCACCTGCCGAAACTGAACCAGCACCAGGGGCAGAGACACCACCTGCTGAATTAGAGGAGCTTCTTCCTGAAGAAGGCGCTGAGCTTACCGTATGGGATGGCGGCGATCAGAAAGGATTTATTGAAGAAGTGGCCAAAGCATTTGAAGAGAAACATGGGGTCAAAGTCACCTTCACTGAGCTTGGAGCTGACAAGGCAATGAGCCAGATGGTAACGGACGGACCTGCCGGTGTAGGCGCTGACGTATTCGCAGGCGTGCATGACCAGATCGGTCAAGGCGTTACTGCAGGGGTTATTATGCCAAATGACTGGTTTGAAGAAGATACCAAAGCAAGAAACAGTGAAGTGGCTGTTAATGCTCTGACATATGATGGAATTCTATACGGTTATCCAAAATCGGTTGAAACAACGGCTGTGTTCTACAACAAAGATTTGATTGATGCAGTTCCTGCTGACTGGGATGGTGTGAAGGAGTTTGCAAGCACCTTCAATGATACGAAGAGCAATAAGTTCGCAATTATGTGGGATGTAGGTAATGGTTATAACGCGTTCCCGTTCTTTGGTGGATATGGTTCTTATGTATTTGGAAGTGATGGCACAGATCCTACAGATATCGGCTTGAACAATGAGCAAGGAATTGAAGCAGCGACTTTCCTGCAAAGTCTGAAAGAGATTCTGCCGCTCAATTCCTCCAACATTAATGGTGACATTCGTAAATCCTTGTTCACTGAAGGCAAGCTGGCGATGAACGTATCGGGTCCTTGGGATGTGGGTTCTCTGAAGGAAGGCGTAGCTAATCTCGGAGTTGGCGTATATCCTAACCTTCCTAATGGTGAGCCAATGAAGCCGTTCTCTGGCGTGAAGAGCTATTTTGTAAATGCAAATACGAAGTACCCGAATGCAGCTAAGCTGTTCGCTGACTTTATTACAAATGCAGAGAACCAAACGAAGAACTTTGAAATGACAGGTGCGCTTCCTGCAAATACAGAAGCTGCAGCAAGTGAAGCGGTGAAGAACGATGAGATTGCTTCTGCTTTCCTTGCACAATTCGAGAATTCCATTCCGATGCCTTCCATTCCGGCTATGGCCCAATTCTGGTCTCCAATGGAAGCAGCTCTGTCCGAGCTGTGGAATAACAACAAAGATCCTAAAGCAGCGATGGACAGCATGGTAGAGCAAATGAAGAGCAACATTCAAACAGGTTCTTAA
- the serS gene encoding serine--tRNA ligase, whose translation MLDMKWLREHAAQVQEAADWKKIDVSIDELLTCDDVRRELMTEVEKLRQQRNMDSERIGQLMREGNREEAATAREEVRQLNGQIEEAEARLAEVTDRYTALRLLVPNIVSPDTPRGQSDKDNVIIKQVGEVSDPLFPIKDHMELGELHELIDAPRGVKVGGSRSYYLKGDGVLLHRAVQQLALDIVMKHGFVPMEVPIMVREEALENTGFFPTGREQTYELAGEDKFLIGTSEVPLISYYAGEVIEVAAPVRLAAVSTSFRSEVGSAGRDVRGLYRVHQFAKVEMVVLTEADPEVSEQALQEITGYAEELLQALELPYQVVAVCTGDMSQKTYKQYDIETWMPSRGSYGETHSSSNLHDFQARRSNIRYRDNEGHLRYCHTLNNTAVASPRILIPLLENHQQEDGSIYIPKALRPYMGNRERLVPVRQDES comes from the coding sequence ATGCTGGACATGAAATGGTTAAGAGAGCATGCTGCACAGGTTCAGGAAGCAGCGGATTGGAAGAAGATAGACGTATCTATAGACGAGCTGCTAACGTGTGATGATGTACGTCGTGAGCTGATGACGGAAGTGGAGAAGCTCAGGCAACAGAGAAATATGGATTCGGAGAGAATAGGGCAGTTGATGAGAGAGGGGAATCGGGAGGAGGCAGCGACTGCTCGTGAAGAAGTGCGGCAGTTGAACGGGCAGATTGAAGAAGCAGAAGCAAGGCTAGCCGAGGTGACGGACCGTTATACTGCGCTGCGGCTGCTCGTTCCGAATATCGTATCTCCTGACACGCCCAGAGGACAGAGCGATAAGGATAATGTCATTATAAAACAGGTCGGAGAGGTCAGTGATCCTCTATTCCCGATCAAGGACCATATGGAACTTGGAGAGCTCCATGAGCTCATTGATGCTCCGCGTGGAGTCAAGGTTGGCGGCTCGCGCAGCTACTATTTGAAGGGAGACGGCGTTCTGCTGCATCGCGCCGTTCAGCAGCTTGCGCTGGATATCGTGATGAAGCACGGCTTCGTGCCGATGGAGGTGCCAATCATGGTCCGGGAGGAGGCGCTGGAGAACACGGGATTTTTTCCAACCGGTCGTGAACAGACTTATGAGCTTGCAGGAGAGGACAAATTCCTGATCGGTACTTCAGAGGTTCCGCTCATCTCGTATTATGCCGGGGAAGTCATTGAAGTGGCAGCACCCGTTCGGCTTGCGGCCGTATCGACAAGCTTTCGGAGTGAAGTGGGCTCAGCAGGACGTGATGTACGCGGGCTCTATCGGGTGCATCAGTTTGCCAAAGTAGAGATGGTCGTACTGACAGAGGCTGATCCGGAGGTGTCGGAGCAGGCGCTCCAGGAAATTACAGGCTACGCAGAAGAGCTGCTGCAGGCGCTGGAGCTTCCATACCAGGTCGTGGCAGTATGCACAGGCGATATGTCACAAAAGACATATAAACAGTACGATATTGAAACCTGGATGCCTAGCCGGGGCAGCTATGGGGAGACGCATTCCTCATCGAACCTGCATGATTTTCAGGCACGCCGCTCTAATATCCGCTATCGGGATAACGAAGGTCATTTGAGGTATTGCCATACATTGAACAACACGGCCGTGGCCTCGCCAAGAATCCTGATTCCACTTCTCGAGAATCACCAGCAGGAGGATGGCAGCATTTATATACCGAAGGCGCTCCGCCCTTACATGGGAAATCGAGAGAGACTGGTTCCCGTCCGGCAGGATGAGAGTTAA
- a CDS encoding RNA polymerase sigma factor: protein MVQTVQYYQQELKRIAWRLGYRARSERRREMPILLEQVHLSANSTEQEVDSKLYVEYLLGLIPSETGKRVVRLFYIEGHSEAEISRRMNISQQAVNKWKRKSIQSISQRMSS from the coding sequence ATGGTTCAGACCGTTCAGTATTATCAACAGGAGCTTAAACGTATCGCTTGGCGTCTTGGTTATCGGGCCCGTTCGGAGCGCCGCAGGGAGATGCCCATCTTGCTCGAGCAAGTACATTTGTCTGCAAACTCAACTGAGCAGGAAGTCGACTCGAAGCTGTACGTTGAATATCTGCTGGGGCTGATTCCCTCCGAGACAGGCAAGCGAGTGGTTCGGCTGTTCTATATAGAAGGACATAGTGAAGCAGAAATATCCAGACGAATGAATATAAGCCAGCAGGCGGTGAACAAATGGAAAAGAAAATCGATCCAGAGCATATCCCAGAGAATGAGTTCTTAA
- a CDS encoding LacI family DNA-binding transcriptional regulator, giving the protein MAVTIKDVAKMAGVSPSTVSRVLSGHPRISQKTASKVRTIMTELGYHPNMMAKSLVSKTTKSIGVILPKPAEELFLNTFFMELIRGIVSQANKSGYDIVISSGANEQEEVEAVGRLVHGGRIDGAVLLHSRQNDPVVEYLHNLDFPFVLVGRNEQYQDVLSVDTDNVQAAYDATRHLISFGHERIGFVSGPKNLIVSKDRMKGYKKAMHEAGLSTKSEWIVEDDFLQESGYRAMSFFMTLPERPTALVVIDDVVSFGVLRGLNELGYKVPEDLCIVSFNNNAVSELYSPPLSSVDIGIYHLGYVASQALIQAIQGDDKSLFCKRHIIPHRLMVRQSSMYNVMRTT; this is encoded by the coding sequence ATGGCGGTAACGATCAAAGACGTGGCAAAAATGGCAGGGGTATCACCATCCACGGTATCCCGTGTCTTGTCCGGGCATCCAAGAATCAGTCAGAAGACAGCCAGTAAGGTTCGAACGATCATGACGGAGCTGGGTTATCATCCGAACATGATGGCAAAGAGCCTCGTATCCAAAACGACTAAAAGTATTGGTGTCATTTTGCCCAAACCGGCAGAAGAGCTGTTCCTTAACACCTTCTTTATGGAGCTTATTCGTGGAATTGTATCTCAGGCCAACAAATCAGGCTACGATATTGTGATCAGCTCGGGGGCTAATGAGCAGGAGGAAGTCGAAGCCGTTGGAAGACTGGTTCATGGCGGACGAATTGACGGTGCGGTACTGCTTCACTCCAGGCAAAATGATCCTGTTGTAGAATATTTGCATAATCTGGACTTCCCATTTGTACTTGTGGGACGTAATGAACAGTATCAGGATGTATTATCAGTCGATACGGACAATGTACAGGCCGCCTATGATGCAACCCGTCATCTCATATCCTTCGGCCATGAACGAATAGGCTTTGTCAGCGGTCCAAAGAACCTCATTGTATCCAAAGACCGGATGAAGGGCTATAAGAAAGCCATGCATGAAGCGGGACTTTCTACCAAATCAGAATGGATTGTCGAAGATGATTTCCTGCAGGAAAGCGGGTACCGTGCCATGTCATTTTTCATGACGCTTCCCGAACGCCCAACTGCACTTGTCGTCATTGATGATGTGGTGAGCTTCGGTGTTCTTCGCGGGTTAAATGAATTGGGCTATAAGGTTCCTGAAGACTTATGTATTGTCAGCTTTAACAATAACGCAGTCTCGGAGCTGTACAGTCCTCCACTAAGCAGTGTAGACATTGGGATATACCATCTTGGATATGTGGCCTCACAGGCACTCATCCAAGCGATCCAAGGAGATGACAAGTCACTGTTCTGCAAGCGCCACATCATTCCGCATCGATTAATGGTTAGACAGTCTTCCATGTATAATGTGATGAGAACCACATAG